A stretch of the Papaver somniferum cultivar HN1 chromosome 6, ASM357369v1, whole genome shotgun sequence genome encodes the following:
- the LOC113285915 gene encoding ergosterol biosynthetic protein 28-like → MKPLGWWLMFVGLMRLASVWFGFFNIWALRVAVYSQTDMTEIHGRTFGVWTLLTCTLCFLCAFNLDNKPLYLVTFLSFIYALGHFLLEYLLYGTMAIKNLSTVGFFAGTSIVWMLLQWNSHQPKAFSKTE, encoded by the exons ATGAAACCGTTAGGATGGTGGTTGATGTTCGTTGGTTTAATGCGTCTTGCTTCAGTTTGGTTTGGATTCTTCAACATTTGGGCACTCAGAGTTGCTGTTTACTCCCAAACCGACA TGACTGAGATTCATGGAAGGACATTTGGAGTTTGGACACTTTTGACTTGCACTCTCTGCTTTCTCTGTGCATTTAACCTTGATAATAAGCCATTATATCTAGTGACCTTTCTGTCGTTCATCTATGCCTTGGGTCATTTTCTGTTGGAATATCTTCTATATGGTACAATGGCCATCAAGAATCTGTCAACAGTTGGGTTCTTTGCAG gCACATCAATCGTGTGGATGTTATTGCAGTGGAATTCGCACCAGCCAAAGGCCTTCTCGAAAACCGAATAA
- the LOC113288472 gene encoding cytochrome c oxidase subunit 6a, mitochondrial-like, producing the protein MAMSVVRSGFQSAIRRGGRSSVPTKRNFSSSAHHDDAHEAAKWEKISYAGIVGCTAFAVWTLSKGHPHGEEQPAYPYMRIRNKEFPWGPDGLFEVKSHDH; encoded by the exons ATGGCGATGTCAGTGGTGAGATCCGGTTTTCAATCTGCTATTCGTAGAGGCGGACGTAGCAGCGTTCCAACCAAGAGGAACTTCTCTTCCTCAGCTCATCACGATGATGCCC ATGAAGCGGCGAAATGGGAAAAGATTTCATACGCTGGAATTGTGGGTTGCACTGCTTTTGCTGTTTGGACTTTGTCAAAGGGTCATCCCCATGGGGAGGAGCAACCA GCATATCCTTACATGCGCATCCGAAACAAGGAGTTCCCATGGG GTCCTGATGGTCTCTTCGAGGTCAAAAGCCATGATCATTAG
- the LOC113291137 gene encoding uncharacterized protein LOC113291137 produces the protein MSVPSPAKDSLDKLQKVVYPLYSLSSLSDQVACAHKNGFDANALYKHIFKVVQNNRMHPLMVVIEITEIVTEGLLKGNITEDEIEKLVPHGKQRIRGLNKKWGFYTIKNVREKESLRPATLTFCRMICLFPQIASLTLSRHGHSGYFANKFPNDAGIYPAQTFKLPMEMKHLGFGGLIPNGVSNALYNEILEVASLAFMVEFNLMGNPDRNENFSAAYEGQKPYMKAAKGGPITDTDRIAFLIMLGLDTVEAVTRIVEVANSAMVACAAQTRYSMTSFQPLIQGQKIKFVEDDTVYAHAVTEAVEIADSLIIKASSMLHFSVTVTVNNDNNSRVSVDDTIEDASS, from the coding sequence ATGTCTGTTCCATCTCCTGCGAAAGATAGTTTAGATAAGCTGCAGAAGGTTGTATATCCCCTCTACAGTTTAAGTAGCCTGTCAGATCAGGTTGCATGTGCTCATAAGAATGGCTTTGATGCAAATGCTTTATATAAGCACATTTTCAAGGTTGTTCAAAACAATAGAATGCATCCACTAATGGTCGTCATCGAAATAACAGAAATTGTTACAGAGGGTCTCTTAAAAGGAAATATTACAGAAGATGAAATCGAAAAGCTTGTTCCCCATGGAAAACAAAGGATCAGAGGATTGAACAAGAAATGGGGATTCTATACAATAAAGAATGTCAGAGAAAAGGAGAGTCTTCGACCAGCTACTTTGACATTTTGCAGAATGATTTGCTTATTTCCTCAAATTGCTAGTCTGACATTATCTCGTCATGGCCATTCTGGCTACTTTGCAAACAAATTTCCTAATGATGCAGGAATATATCCAGCACAGACTTTCAAGCTTCCGATGGAAATGAAGCATTTGGGTTTTGGTGGGCTTATTCCAAATGGAGTAAGTAATGCGCTTTACAACGAAATTCTTGAGGTTGCTAGTTTGGCCTTCATGGTTGAATTCAACCTTATGGGAAACCCTGACCGCAATGAGAATTTTTCGGCTGCGTATGAAGGTCAGAAGCCTTACATGAAAGCTGCCAAGGGTGGTCCTATAACTGATACTGACAGGATCGCATTCTTGATAATGCTGGGATTGGATACTGTTGAAGCAGTGACTAGGATTGTTGAAGTTGCTAATTCAGCTATGGTTGCTTGTGCTGCTCAGACTAGATACAGTATGACTTCATTCCAGCCATTAATCCAAGGACAAAAGATAAAGTTTGTCGAGGACGATACTGTTTATGCTCATGCTGTGACTGAAGCAGTAGAAATAGCTGATTCTCTAATAATCAAAGCATCTTCAATGCTACATTTTTCTGTGACAGTAACTGTCAATAATGATAACAATTCTCGGGTTAGCGTAGATGATACCATTGAGGACGCAAGCAGCTGA